The genomic DNA GGCCGACGAAAAGTAAATGAGTCGGTGCGAAGTGCTCGTCTCAGGCAACGGAGGAGGCGGCGGAGGTGGCCAGCTCCTCGATCTTGTCCGGGCGGAAGCCGGACCAGTGATCGGCGTCGGTGACCACGACCGGGGCCTGCATGTGGCCCAGTGCCCGGACCCGCTCCAGCGCATCGGCGTCTTGGGAAATATCGACGCTCTGATACACGATGCCCTTCTTATCCAGTGCGCGGTAGGTTGCGTTGCACTGAACGCAGGCAGGCTTGGTGTAAACCGTGACGGTCATGGCCTCTTCCCCTCTTTGTTCTCTCACGTAGTGGGCTCTGGTTACTCGGTCTTGACGTGCTGTCCGAGGTGCCTCATGTGCCGTCGTGACGGCCGGCCTCCCGGGGCCAAAAATTCTCTCATGCCAGCGGAGCCGTTGATTGCCCCCGCCGTGAAATCGATACTACATCTAGTGGGCGGGGCGCGTCAGCACCCCTAGATCTTGTCTTACAAGTATGTCATTACCCACGCGCATCGTCCACAGGTTCTGTGGAGATCTTTGGACTTTTCAGCCCCGG from Zhihengliuella flava includes the following:
- the nrdH gene encoding glutaredoxin-like protein NrdH produces the protein MTVTVYTKPACVQCNATYRALDKKGIVYQSVDISQDADALERVRALGHMQAPVVVTDADHWSGFRPDKIEELATSAASSVA